The DNA sequence TGAGCTTTGTTCACCAGCTCTTTCCTAAGGCACGTTTAGTTGCAGAAGAAAATTATGGAtcactaataaaaatatgttgtaaTTGTTTTCACTTTTTCCCTAGCAATTACTAAAAGGTACTTGCAGGTGTTGTGCTGAGAGCTGAGTGGGGCATAATTCTCTGCCCTGGGGAGCTCTCAGGTTCGTCCTGTGTTCAGTTAGTCACCCAGGAACCTGGCACCTCGCCCACCTAGTGCAGATAATCATTTCTTCTCTAGAGACTGAGATCTGTACAGGTGATTCCTCATAGCTTTTCCACTCAGGAAGAGCTGGTCTGACTGGAAGTCGATACTTGATGCTGTCCTGGGGCAACCCTGAGCAGCTGTGGTCTAGGCTGCTTCTGCTGTGTAACAGAAGATACCAGGGTGTGTAGGTAGACCTCGACTAGACTCTAGAAACCAGATATCCCTAGGGTGCTATCCAGCTTTGTCTGAGCTCTGTGTCCTCATTAGTTCCTAATGGAAACAAGAGCCCTGCTGACATTGGGAGCACAGGTCTATTCCCCCAGCCTAGCAGTTTGGCCTGGGAGATAGCACTTCTGTCCCTTGGTCCCTCAGTGTCCATGTCCACAGTTGAGCTTTGTACTATGTAGGGCTAAACAGTTAAAGCTAATTATTAAGTTGTAGCTTTGTTTCTtcatgtctcttccttccttaggGGAACATCTTGCCAAATACAGCtctccctcctgcaagcctgccCAATAGCCTCATTACATCTTCTGCAACCCCCTCCCTGGATCCCACAGAGGGCCAGGGTTGTGAACGCACATCCCAAACTGTGGACCCGTTTATTCAGCCTGCAGACTTTGGTCCCTCTGAGCCTCCACTGAGTGTCCCAcagcccttcctccctgtctttaCGATGACCTTACTTTCTCCTGGCCCCGCCCCAGCACCTGTTCCAACTGCATTGCCCTTAGTTCCTTCACCCGCCCCTACTCTgaaccccccaaccccaccagctTTCCTGCAGCCACACAAGTTTGCTGGAGTCAGCAAATCCACCCCTGTCATTACCCACACAGCCTCTGCAACCCTTACTCATGATGCTTCTGCCACCACCTTCAGCCAGAACCAGGGCCTTGTTATCACAGCGCACCATCCGACCCCCTCCTCATCCCCCTGTGCTCTGGCCCTGTCATCCGTACCCCAGCCACCAGCCGTGGGACCTCCCCAACCTCATTTAACTTTTATACACCCCAAACCTGTGTCCTTGACTGGAGTAAGACACAAGCAGCCCCCCAAAATAGTGCCTGCTCCTAAACCTGAGCCTGTCTCCTTGGTGTTGAAGAATGCCTGCATTGCTCCAGGTGAGTTGGTTGGGGTGTGGTCAGCCAGAATTGCCTAGGGAGCAATGTTTCCCTTTCTCTAAGGCTTTACATTCGGAATACCTCCCTTCCCACTTAAATACAACAAAGCAATATGGATAATTCAGATGTGCAGTTTATCTTTCTATTCTCTATGTTTCAAAAAGTAGTATGGTCAGGCTGCAGGGagggctcagcggctaagagcactggctgctcttccagaggtcctgagttcagttcccaccaaccacatggtgcctcactaCCATCTGaaatggaatctgatgctctcttctggtatttgaagacagctacagtgtgctcacatacattaaataaataaataattctttttaaaaaaaaaaaaggtcttgatCTGGGTGTGGTGACCCATATCTGTAAACACAACGCTTGAAAGGTTGCAGCAGGAAGAATTTGAACTTGAGGACAGTCTAAGTTACAGAGTAAGTCCCAGCCGGCCAAGGTTATATAAGGTGACCCCAGTTAAAGAGACTAAAATTGcacaggtgagatggctcaataagTGAAGGCACTTACTGCTAAGTCTAACAACCAGAGTTTGATCTTCGgcatccacatggtgggaggTGAGAATCAGTttctacaagctgtcctctgacatgtgcaccatggcacgTGCATATCTACACACATGGgcatgcgtgcgcacacacatactgcacatatacaccatacgcgtgccacatagaataaataaaatataatttagaagctaaaataaataaaaataagagtctTGAAAACATGATTTGAGAACACTTGGTCATGAGTGTCTCTTTCTAGGGGTTATAGTATCAGTCTTTCAAGTAAAAAGTACAAAAATCTTCCAGATGCCCTGGGGCTTGGTCTCCCCACCCTGTTGGTGAGGAACCACATGCTTCACCAGCAGGGTGTGTGATGTCCTGTTTTCCTGGCTGGCTGCAGCTTATGAGTTTTGTTAGTAACAGCCAGGCCTCTACAGGGTCAGGCCCTTACCTTCACATCTCTTCATCCCTACAGCTGCCTTCTCAGGCCAACCGCAGAAGGTGATCATGGCGTCAGCTCCTCTGAAGAGAGAAGGGATTCTAGCATCTACTGTGTCCCCATCCAATGTGGTCATTGCTTCTGCTGCCATCACCAGGGTAAGAGAGCTGGCCTTAGCAGTCCTCTAGTGTCCTCTAGTCTCCCTAGAGTGGCCTGTGTTTGTGTGCCAGTAtagctgctctgctctgctctacaTCAGTGGTACAAGATCTCTCTGCTGTGTCTCCACAGGCTTCTGGAGTCACGGAGTTCCTCAGCCACAGCACGAGCAGCCAGCCTAGCCCTGTCTCTCGACTCTTTTCTCCAAGTACAGTACAAGACTCTCTGGTGAAGGGCGAGCAGGTCTCACTGCATGGGGGTAGTCCCCAGGTCCCTGCCACGGGCTCTAGTGAGTATTCACCCAAGTGGGGCAGTCAGGGCCTCGTGGGAAATAAGCAGATTATTCTGGGTTGAGGAGGCCATTCCCAGGCCCCCATAAGCAAGCCTGGGCGTACAGAACCTTCCATCTGCTCATAGCACAGTCTGGGGAAATGCTTACTGGGAAGCAGCGTAGTTGTAGCCACAccagcagaaaaggaaaagaagatggcAGGCATGTCATAGCATGGGTAGCTAGTACACTCAAGAAACCACACTCAGAAGACCAGGCTTACAGTGGCTTACCATCAAAAAAAAGGGACTGAAGAGTTCTTGTCCACAGTCTGGGAAATTTGAGCCTGGGGTTGCTGTAGTCATGAAGCCAGCAGCAGGCTCCTAGTCATAGCATCTTCCCTCCTGGTTTCTAAACTACTGCAAGTCTGTGGCTATTTTCACATCTTACAACTGAGAACAGTCAGGACAGTACTGGTTTTGCCTGTTGACTTGTGAAGTCAAAGGTCAGGGCTAGGAGTCCTGTGACATCAGTATTGGGCTACAAGTAGAACTTGGGTTCCTTCCAGTGCCATACTGGGAAGATAGCTAGAAAAATGCACATGTCAGCATAGTCTGCCCCTGGGCTGCACCTTAACCCCTCCTCTTCTTAGCTAAGACCATGGCTGCTCCTGATGGTCTTACTTGGGAAGATGGGACTAAGAAAGGCTTCCAGCTGACAGGGCTTGGTGGACTTGTCCAACAGGAGGTTTTGAAGAATGGGACTCTTCAGTAGTTTTAAAGTTATCCAGGGAAAGGAAGCTGCCCTTGCCTGTGGGACTGCAGAGCGAGCCCAGCATACAGAGATGTGCACTGGAGCCTGATTATCCAGGAGAAAAATTAAGTAACTGGAAGCATTTGGTAGAATGAAGTGAAGCGCACTAGGGACATTCTAAGGGACCTTGAAAATGACTCCTAAGAGACAGCAGTGAATGGGGCAGAAGCCTGTGTGGTTTGTAGTACTCTGGTCTATTCTGTGTGGGTCAGAAGGTAGTAGtactttttatttaacattttcagaGTGAGTGAGAAAAAGTaaatatgtagattttttttttaattttttttccagctttttttttNcgagacagggtttctctgtgtagccctggctatcctggaactcactttgtagaccaggctggccttgaactcagaaatccgcctgcctctgcctcccaagtgctgggattaaaggcgtgcgccaccaccacctggcaatatgtagattttaaagaacaaaattagagCAGATACCAATGTGCTGAGCACGGGAACTAGGAGCTGTTGCTTTAAAAGCCTCTAATGGCCCTGGCTGCCTTGAGGTGGCAATTTAGGGCCTGGGTTGGCAGTTCAGCCTTTCCTCTGAGTAGTTTGATACCTGGGATGGGGCAGAATCCATCCATATTCAACATCTAACTTCCTGTCTCAGGTGTTgccttggtgtcttagtcagggttcctattcctgcacaaacatcatgaccaagaagcaagttggggaggaaagggtttattcgccttacacttccatactgctgttcatcaccaaaggaagtcaggactggaactcaagcaggtcagaaagcaggagctgatgcagaagccatggagggatgttcttcactggcttgcctcccctggcttgctcagcctgctcttttatagaacccaagactaccagtccagagatggcaccacccacaaggggccttcccccttgatcactaattgagaaaatgccttacagttgtatctcatggaggcatttcctcaactgaagctcctttctctgtgataactccagctgtgtcaagttgacacaaaattagccagcacaCCTTGGAAACAGCAACTCCCTTTGGGATGTGGGCAAGGGTTTCTCAATTATTTCCTCTGGAGTAGTTACAGAAGGTTTTAAATGGACTTCCAAGCCTGAGAACTTGCTGGGAGGCCCTCTGGTTGGTGAGGACAGCTGTGGGGCCAAGACAGGGCAAGCTCACTTCTTATTTTTCCAGTCCCCTTCTCAAGTGCTTGCATGCTAAGAGCATTTTCTTCTCAGGTCGTGACTGCCCGAACTCAGGCCAAGCCTCTCCATGCCCGTCAGAACAAAGTCCCAGTCCTCAGTCTCCCCAGAACAACTGCTCAGGGAAATCCACAGACCCCAAAAATGTGGCTGCATTAAAGGTATGGCTTATTTCTCTTGGATCTTGATTCtgttgaagaaggaagaaaacatcagGAAAGGAGAGGCACAGATCCAACTTATATTACAACCCCAGAAACACTAAGATTAAATTGACTTCAACCATTTCCCATCCCACCAACAAGCCCATGAAGGTTAAGGCCTCTTCAGAGCTCTGGGTGGGCCTCCTGGGGCCAGGGACCAGCACGGAGTCTCATGCCATAACAGGGCTGCAAGCTCTGGATTGTAGAGAAGTGGCGAGTGTGGCAGGCAGGGGACAGAGCACATAGTGCTCCCTGGCCCATGAGTCCTGCCTGCTCCTTGCTGGCTCCTCTTAGAGCTCTTTAGCCATTTGCCTGTCCTGCAGTTTTCTGGCCCTGGCTTGCTTGTCAGTCTTTCTTGAGCTCCTCAGCATTACTTTAGGCAGTAGGAAGAGCAAGCTGATTGCGTAAAGCCTGGCCTGTGTCTCAGTGACAATTGATTTCCCCATAGAACCGGCAGAAGCACATCTCAGCTGAACAGAAAAGGCGTTTCAATATCAGGATGGGCTTTAACACCCTGAATAGCTTGATCTCCAATAATTCCAAGCAGGTAAGTTCCCTGAGAGTGACAAGACATGGTGATAGTGCACCGTTCCCATGTGTCAGTGGCCAGCTAAGGACTGCCACCCCTCAGCCACCTGTTCTCCACAGACCAGCCACGCCATCACACTGCAGAAGACCATGGAGTACATCACCAAGCTGCAGCAGGAGCGGATGCAGATGCAAGAGGAGGCCCGGAGGCTGCGGGAGGAGATCGAGGAACTCAACACTACCATCATGTGAGGTTCCATTTGAGTCCTCCACCCACACACTTCTGTGCCCCAGAAACACAGGGGACCCTTGGTGGCCTTTGCTGCCTGTATTACAGCAGTTTGGTCTCTTGTCTTCCTCCCATTGGTCTCTGATTGTGTCCTTCCTGTGTGGTCCCCAGTGCCCCTCTACTACCACCTACCCCATAGCATCCCCTATTGTTTCAGCTCCTGCCAACAGCTGCTACCTGCCACAGGAGTCCCTGTCAACTGCCGCCAGCTTGACCACATGAAAGACATGTTTGATGAATATGTGAAAAGCAGGATCCTGCAGAATTGGAAATTCTGGATTGTATCTTTGGGTTTTCCTTGCTCTTTTCTTCCTCAGGCAACACGCTAAAATTGTAGACAGTGCTCTCGGGTATCCCTCGGGGCTGGCAATGCTATTTTCTGtctcagagaagagaaggctCTGGGCTGGccctaggggctggggagatcaCATCCAAAAAGTTTGCAGGAAGGGGTAGGGAGGCAGATGACTTGCTCTTCTCTCCAGGTCTTGGGCAAACAAAGGCAGCTAGATAACTGCAGAGGCAGCAAGGTGAGAAGCAGGGACCCTAAcagcctggcaggcagctcaGTCCGCTCACTGACAGAGGTAGAGCCCGAGATGGAAACTAGGGCTTAGCGAATTTCTGAGTCGCCAAACGCCAGGTGAGGGTGATatgtgtcttcctcctcctcctcctcttcctccttctcctcctcttcttcaattctgattcttctttttcctcctcttctccctcctcctctttttcctattcctcctcctcttcttcctcttcctcctccttcttcctctttctcctcttcttcctcctccttcactttCATCAtaatttgtgggttttttaattatgcataaaTGTGTGAATTAAGTGTAAGTGCCTGAAGAgtctgaagagggcattggatccttggAGCTGAAGTCATAGGCTGTTGTGAGCTTCTTGACACAAGGGCTAGGAGCTGACTTGAGTCCTCTTCTAGAGCAGTGCACACATAACTGCCAAGCCACACAGTCCCTTGTTTGGTTCTCTTGAGAGAAAGGTCTTTGTTACCCAGGATGATCCTGAACTCCTGAACTCAAATGATGCTTTTGCTTTGGCCTTCAGAGTAACATAGGCAGGGATGGAACCTGCTACCTCAGATTTTTCTCTGCCTTAGTGTCCCCTGGTCTTAAGTATCCTAATAAAGTATGTCCACCCAGGTGCCAGGCCCTATCATCTGGCCACGGCTGCTCTGACGTCAGCCTTTGAGATGGCAGTATTCCTGTTACGGGATGACTTGTGCAAGCGCTTGTTGTAGTGCAGTGCTACATAGCCTCTTCCTAAATGTCCGCCATTCCTGtctgtgtatttatattttattaatagtgAGGATGAAGCTCAAGACTTGACACTACTATCTAGGTAAGAGCTCTGTCCGTGAGCTGTAGCCTGACTCGAGATGGCGGCTGGCACGCCTCATTCCCGGATTTGCTTTGCTCTCTTACTTTCTGCCTTCCATGGAGCCTGGGGGCATAGTGGCATGTGGCACATGTCAGAACTGCTTCAACAAAGTGACCGTTTCCTCATTACTAGGCCAGGGTGGGTACTGTAGGCATCAGAATTCAAGAGAAACGTTTATATCTTCGTGGGGCCCATCCTAGATCCTTGGGAGCTCTGCAGGAAGTGGTGAGCTTGCAGGTTGTACATAACACAAAAGACTGGCTCCAACTTCAGACAGACCCTTTGCCTTGAGTGTTGTGTGCTCCCCACGCTCCTGCTAGCCCACACGTCTCCTCGCTTCccatacagctgtctcctgtatCTGACTGACCTATGCTCTCACGTCCACCTCATTGTCCTTACCCCTGTGTGGGTGGAGAAActtgttctttctgtcttgtGTCCACTCAAAGATCATTCATAGTAAGAGCAAACAGTTTAATCTCAtggtgggcacatcttgcctagCAATAACTGAtctgtcctttcctctctgaTCAGTTTTCTGTAGGCAATTATTCAGAAGGGAGGTCAGCAGTCAGCCTGGCTTGCCTGAGCCCTCCTGTATCTGTACACCCCTTAGCCCTCCTCCGTGTTCACCTTCTCCTTAACCCACGTCCTGCAGTTCAGCATGATCATCAAGCCACTGTTTGAGTCTTTCAAGGGGATGGTGTCCACCAGCAGCTTGGAGGAGTTCCACCGCACAGCGCTTTCCTGGCTGGATCAGCACTGCTCTCTGCCTGTCCTCAGGCCAAGTGAGTATAGAATACCAGCCTTTGGACTTCATGCTGGGCCCAGAGGGAGACAAGCCCTTCCCTGGTCAGTGTTTAGAAGAGTTTAGACTCAACTGCACAAAGCCAGGCCAGCTCTGCAAGAGGCATAAGGATAATACTGAAGGGATCCTAGAATCCAGAAAGCTCTCAGCAGACCTGCCAGCCTGACCAGAACCAACTTCCTTATTGAACATTTACCATTTGCCACACTGTCTTAGGTGAATTTAGTGTCTGTTATTTAAGTTCTCATTTAGTTCTACATCTACAACCATGTATAAATGTTATAGAAATTCAGTattagccaggcatgatggcgcacacctttaatcccagcacttgggaagcagaggcaggcggatttctgagttcgaggccagcctggtctacagagtgagttctaggacagccagggctacacagagaaactctgtctagaaaaaaaaaagaagaagaagaagaagaagaagaagttcagTATTACAGCAGGTGCAACACTCTTGCAGCAGGACTAGCCTAGAGTTGTTTGGGTTTCTTGCAGTTCCTGCCAGGATTTGCATAGGCTCCCAAAATAAGGCTCGTGTtactcttcccttccctgccgTTGAACTCTGGCCGTCATCCTTGGTGCTTGGGAATTACTGCCTAGGGTTACACGAATGGAATCTGCATCCTGTCATTCTGACCACggccttctgtctctgtctcacagtGGTACTGAGTACCCTCCGACAGCTGAGTACCACCACCTCCATCCTGACGGATCCATCCCAGCTGCCCGAGCAAGCATCAGAGGCTGTTACCAGGATGGGCAAGAGATCGGGGGAGTCCTAAGCTTAATTGGCATGTGACTGCATGAGATGCCTGGAGATCCCCCTCGTACCCTTCCTGACACACCGCCTCAGGGCTGCCCTGGACTCCAGTGGCCCATTGCACCTGTCAGGATGCTGCGCTCAGGTCTAAAGCAGGTTTGAGGCCTGCCAACAGCAGTATCCCATCTTGGGAACCTTTGCTGTGACCTCCTACTCCGTGACCTCAGTCATCAGTCTCCCCCGAATTTGGGGTGACCCAGACAAAGGGAAATATCGGCTGTTCCTGTCCTGTCCGCCTGGAGTTGTATTGGGGTCCAGGGCCAGCAAGTACAAAACAAGGAGACAGCCTGTGCCTGCAGGTGGGATCATCTAGGTCCTTAAAATTCCATTCTTGAGACTTCAAGACTTGGCCCCTGTCACATCCTTATCTACTTGTGCTCCTCTGGCAACCGCTGCACACTTTTTGGCCTCTGTCGCAACAGTGAAGTCTCTTCATCTCTTGTGACTCCATCAGCACCTAATCCTCTGGATTACTGTTCCAACCTCTGCAGAAAGGAATGTACTGCCTCCCTTGTGTGTTCTATTGAAGGGGAAATCTCCACAAACCCCTGAGATCACATGGAAAATAATGGGCGTGGAGGCCAACTGGACAGGATTAAGAAGGCACCAGCCATGCAAACTGTTGTGTGGCTCAGAAACTCCCCAGGCCTTGTCTTGTCTATGTTTTAGTCCTATCTGCATTGCAGTTGCCATGCCATTTCAACATGGCCAGGGCCTCGGCCCAGAGCCTCTAAGGCCTCAAAGCTGGGGCCCTTCTGTGCCTGTTTTCCACCCACTTCGACTCTGCAGTTGTGGGAGAGGCAGATACACTCCTGGGATGGTGTCCCCCTTGGTTTTAGCATTCAAAGGTCACACTCCATGATGCTGCTGTCATCCAGGTCTTTTATCTGAAGTTTACCTGGGGCTCCAAACCAGGACAGTTCTCAGACCAAAGATGTCATCATACTAAAGTCTGTCTCATCAtgaatgaggaggaagaaacaaaatgCTGTGAGGCAAGATGTCGAGGAGTCAGCCCATGACGCTGCCACGAGGCTAGCTGGTAAAGTGCTGTGCTCAGATTTGAACCAGTGGAGTTTGGAGGACGGCACGAGTCTGAAGGTTCAAATGTCCCAATGTGTTACAGATGGTAGAGacatggaaaagttaggggaaggggGGAACCTGACCCTCATCCTTCTCTTTGCTGCCTCTGAGATGCTGCAGGTGGTGAGGTGTTCTCTGCAGCACTCAGGGAGCCCGGTAAAGGGTACCTCCTGGAAGAATGTTTTTTTTATCCTGCTGTGACACCTAGAGCAGGCAGTAGGCTTtttctcctgactctgcctcaccGAGCTGCCTGTCCTGAGAAGACCACATGAAAGAGGGGAGCCCAGGATGTCCCCTGAATTTCTGATCCATTCAGAAGCTCCTGCTGAGGTCTAAGCCTGCCCTGGACTAGGCAGTTGGAGGACAAAGAAAGGGTAGGGGCTGCTGGCCTTGTCAGCGGTTCTGCTGGGACCCCCTAACCGGTTGCTCGCTCCTTGTCTAATTTCTGTCCTGTATGGGAATAGTATGGTGGCCCTCCTCAACCGTCCCCCAAAATGTGTTTACAGGTTGAGGGGAGAACACAAGGCATGTAGGCTGGGCCTTGGCACTCCCACTAGGCACCTCTCCTTTTCCCAAGGACAAGGTGAAATGGTTCTTCAGAAGGTGAAGGCCACTGtggtaagaagaagaaaaatgaagccgCTGCTGTGAGAATGTCGTGAAGCCCAGCCCTTCCTCCACCCACGCCACACACCACATGCCACATGCCACAACATGGCTGTGCAGGACTTTGGCTCTCTCTCCCCTTGTAGGGGAGTAACCCTGTTTTTACAACTCTCCGGGGTATAAGATTTGGTCTTTTGCTTCTCTGGCCTACCTCTCCTTTTTGCTGAGTTAATTTCATCCTGTTTTCTCAGATGTTTAAGGCTGAGTTTGTGTGAaactggggctggggggggggaggaggagggagtggggagagagagagagagtgtgtgtgtgtgtgtgtgtgctggcaggCTCTTTCAGGTGcatgtctgttttggttttgagagtgtccccatttcctttctcttggtGCTCACCTTTGCCGTGGCTGCGAGGCCACAGTGCTTTGAAATCTCCTCTAGGAATGATCTTTCTACCTTGgagattttcttgttttgaaatcTTGTCTGATGAATCTGCCCAATCAGAGGGCCCTGACCTTGACTTATGTCCTGGACACCAAGGTCACCACATTGGGAATAGCCAAGACTTCTCTGCTTGGGGTCTCCACTGGGCGCTGACCACACTGTTCGACTGGGGTTTGTTTACAGTTACTTTCATCCCCATTCCTGTCCCCACTCACATAGAAGAAACTTCAAAATGGTGGCACTGTGGAGAATAAGAATATCGGCCAAAAAGGAGAAACCACAAAGCTACCTGGGAAATCTCTGCAAGTGTTTCTGTGAAATCTGAATAAGCCATCAGTGCGTCTTCTGCCCGTTCTTTCACTATGAGTGGGCACTGCAGAGGCAGGGTAGCTCTGGCTAAAGAGCTTCCTCAGAGTTAACGGAGGCTATGCACCAGCTGTCAGAAGAGGAGGCTGGGAGTGCTCCAGTGGTTTACACAGCACAGGGGAAGCGCAGCAGCTTCGGGACTTGATGTTGACACACTGGCTCTTGTAGAAGAGGCTGGAAGTGGTCAGCCAGCATGGATTCTCATGTGGCCCAGTCATGAACCCTGGATCTTGTCTGTGTGCTGTCAcctgtgccccctcccccagacatACATAGAGATCTGTCCTCTAGGGTTCTATGCCCTAGGAATGATGTCCACTTAGATTCTTAGGGGATATGGTACCCATTTTCTGGTAGTGTTCAGTGGCAGGTGGCACCAGGCCTGCCAGTGGCCAGCAGCCTCTCTTGGGTGTGTTGGATACTGTGGCTGCTGGATCGCCTGACCTCAGGGTCAGCTGCTTTCACTTGCTAGCTCTTGTCTTCCTTCCACAATGTCAGAAATCTCTTGTCTGTTCATCCTACCCTGGCTCCTCAAGGGTCTCTGTCTCACTAGGGCCTCCTGAGAGAAGCTGGGTGTATGCACGcctctctctttgctttcctgGGAGAGAGACATGTCTTCTTCTTAGATAAACAGATACAGGGCATGGTGGAAGCCCTCCATTGTGTGGAAGTTGTTTTTTTCAGTGTCACCTTGTGGTTTTGTTGGCAAGGTGTGTGGACACAGGAACAGTCCCCTAGAATGCCCATGTTTTAGAGAAGTTCAACTTTGGGCTTAGCCCTTTGGTGTCTTGTAGTGTTTCAGAGAACCCGTTCTGGGTCTGTGCAAGTGTAAGAGGAAAGTGGCAGTTACATCACTGTGGAAGAGTATGAAGGCACAGGGCTCGTGGGAAATATGTCCCACACACCTCGGCCAGGATCTACTCAGCAGATTTTGTGATCTTAAGGAAG is a window from the Mus caroli chromosome 5, CAROLI_EIJ_v1.1, whole genome shotgun sequence genome containing:
- the Mlxip gene encoding MLX-interacting protein, with the translated sequence MAADVFMCSPRRPRSRGRSVLLKPQVPEDDDDSDTDEPSPPPPSGVATSARAHASAAPLPPRAGPGREEPPRRQQIIHSGHFMVSSPHREHPPKKGYDFDTVNKQTCQTYSFGKTSSCHLSIDASLTKLFECMTLAYSGKLVSPKWKNFKGLKLQWRDKIRLNNAIWRAWYMQYLEKRKNPVCHFVTPLDGSVDVDEHRRPEAITTEGKYWKSRIEIVIREYHKWRTYFKKRLQQHKDEDLSSLAQDDDMLYWHKHGDGWKTPVPMEEDSLLDTDMLMSEFSDTLFSTLSSHQPVAWPNPREIAHLGNADMIQPGLIPLQPNLDFMDTFEPFQDLFSSSRSIFGSMLPPPSSLPAADPSSPPSQGNILPNTALPPASLPNSLITSSATPSLDPTEGQGCERTSQTVDPFIQPADFGPSEPPLSVPQPFLPVFTMTLLSPGPAPAPVPTALPLVPSPAPTLNPPTPPAFLQPHKFAGVSKSTPVITHTASATLTHDASATTFSQNQGLVITAHHPTPSSSPCALALSSVPQPPAVGPPQPHLTFIHPKPVSLTGVRHKQPPKIVPAPKPEPVSLVLKNACIAPAAFSGQPQKVIMASAPLKREGILASTVSPSNVVIASAAITRASGVTEFLSHSTSSQPSPVSRLFSPSTVQDSLVKGEQVSLHGGSPQVPATGSSRDCPNSGQASPCPSEQSPSPQSPQNNCSGKSTDPKNVAALKNRQKHISAEQKRRFNIRMGFNTLNSLISNNSKQTSHAITLQKTMEYITKLQQERMQMQEEARRLREEIEELNTTIISCQQLLPATGVPVNCRQLDHMKDMFDEYVKSRILQNWKFWIFSMIIKPLFESFKGMVSTSSLEEFHRTALSWLDQHCSLPVLRPMVLSTLRQLSTTTSILTDPSQLPEQASEAVTRMGKRSGES